A stretch of Pseudomonadota bacterium DNA encodes these proteins:
- a CDS encoding PQQ-dependent dehydrogenase, methanol/ethanol family yields MRPLLVTIALFFAFAFSGAHAAATIDDKALADEHDGANWAAYGRTYSEQRFSPLDQINEKNVDKLGVAWVMDLPNDRSLNGTPLVVDGVMYFPGSYNVVYAVEAATGKLLWTYDPKVIDTAGDRLRIMWDSSRGLAYWQGKVYNATVDGRLIAIDAATGKELWNTMTLDPRKALFVTGAPKVFKGKVIIGNGGTEWGPARGYVTAYDAETGKQAWRFWVVPGNPADGFENKTMEMAAKTWNGEWWKHGGGGTVWNGITYDPEFNQVLIGTGNGSPWNQKIRSPGGGDNLFLCSIVALDADTGEYKWHYQTTPGETWDYNSNMDIVLADMKFGGQTIKTLLHAPKNGFFYIINRANGELLSAEKFGKVTWAERIDLKTGRPVEVKGARYEDGEELVWPSAVGVHSWHAMSYSPDTQLVYIPSLEMPGLFNDKAIALKTWKSPDFAFDPAIDTLRGDAPANAGKGMLRAWNPATQKLVWEQPLPGIWNAGTLATHGNLVFQGRTDGRFVAYRATDGKVLWNAELGHGISAPPVTYTVDGKQYVSLLVGWGGTGASMVGSIAAQHGWAYKAQVRRVFTFALDGKMAIPKQNPPFFPKPIAAPDFKVDDKLAEEGSWLFKESCSMCHGGGAVSGGYAPDLRASPMPLDAAAFKEIVVNGQRRSLGMPNFKQLDDHKLETLRHYIRRQATVPQVLDANAAPSSSASH; encoded by the coding sequence ATGCGCCCATTGCTCGTCACCATCGCCCTTTTCTTTGCATTCGCTTTCAGCGGCGCGCACGCCGCCGCCACCATCGACGACAAGGCCCTGGCCGACGAGCACGATGGCGCCAACTGGGCCGCCTATGGCCGCACCTATAGCGAGCAGCGCTTCAGCCCGCTCGATCAAATCAACGAGAAGAACGTCGACAAGCTCGGCGTCGCCTGGGTCATGGACCTGCCCAACGATCGCTCCTTGAACGGCACGCCGCTGGTGGTCGACGGCGTGATGTACTTCCCGGGCAGCTACAACGTGGTCTACGCGGTCGAGGCCGCAACCGGCAAGCTCCTGTGGACCTACGATCCGAAGGTCATCGACACCGCCGGTGATCGCTTGCGCATCATGTGGGATTCGAGCCGCGGTCTCGCCTACTGGCAAGGCAAGGTCTACAACGCCACCGTTGACGGCCGTCTGATTGCCATCGACGCCGCGACCGGCAAGGAACTGTGGAACACCATGACCCTCGACCCGCGCAAGGCGCTGTTCGTGACCGGTGCGCCGAAAGTGTTCAAGGGCAAGGTCATCATCGGCAACGGCGGCACCGAATGGGGTCCGGCACGCGGTTACGTGACGGCCTATGATGCCGAAACCGGCAAGCAGGCGTGGCGCTTCTGGGTGGTGCCCGGCAATCCCGCCGACGGTTTCGAAAACAAGACCATGGAAATGGCGGCCAAGACCTGGAACGGCGAGTGGTGGAAGCACGGCGGCGGCGGCACGGTGTGGAACGGCATCACCTACGACCCCGAATTCAACCAGGTGCTGATCGGCACCGGCAACGGCTCACCGTGGAACCAGAAGATCAGGAGCCCGGGCGGCGGCGACAACCTGTTCCTGTGTTCAATCGTCGCGCTCGACGCCGACACCGGCGAATACAAGTGGCATTACCAGACCACGCCCGGCGAAACCTGGGACTACAACTCCAACATGGACATCGTGCTGGCCGACATGAAGTTCGGCGGCCAGACCATCAAGACCCTGTTGCACGCGCCCAAGAACGGCTTCTTCTACATCATCAACCGCGCCAACGGCGAACTACTGTCGGCCGAGAAATTCGGCAAGGTGACATGGGCCGAACGCATCGATCTCAAGACCGGCCGGCCGGTGGAAGTAAAGGGCGCGCGCTACGAGGACGGCGAAGAACTGGTGTGGCCGAGCGCGGTGGGCGTGCACAGCTGGCATGCGATGTCCTATAGCCCCGACACCCAGCTGGTCTACATTCCGTCGCTGGAGATGCCGGGCCTGTTCAACGACAAGGCCATCGCGCTCAAGACCTGGAAGTCGCCCGACTTCGCCTTCGATCCGGCCATCGACACCTTGCGCGGCGATGCCCCGGCCAATGCGGGCAAGGGCATGCTGCGCGCCTGGAATCCCGCCACCCAGAAGCTGGTGTGGGAACAGCCGCTGCCCGGCATCTGGAACGCCGGCACGCTCGCGACCCACGGCAACCTGGTGTTCCAGGGCCGCACCGACGGCCGCTTCGTCGCCTACCGCGCCACCGACGGCAAGGTGCTGTGGAATGCCGAACTCGGTCACGGCATCTCGGCGCCGCCGGTCACCTACACCGTCGACGGCAAGCAATACGTGTCGCTGCTGGTCGGCTGGGGCGGCACCGGTGCGTCGATGGTCGGCTCGATCGCGGCACAGCACGGCTGGGCCTACAAAGCGCAAGTGCGGCGCGTGTTCACCTTCGCGCTGGATGGCAAGATGGCGATCCCGAAACAGAACCCGCCGTTCTTTCCGAAGCCGATCGCGGCGCCGGATTTCAAGGTCGACGACAAGCTCGCCGAGGAAGGCAGCTGGCTGTTCAAGGAATCGTGCTCGATGTGCCACGGCGGCGGCGCGGTATCAGGTGGCTATGCGCCCGATTTGCGCGCTTCGCCGATGCCGCTCGACGCGGCGGCCTTCAAGGAAATTGTCGTCAATGGTCAGCGTCGCTCGCTCGGCATGCCGAATTTCAAGCAACTGGATGACCATAAGTTGGAGACCCTGCGTCACTACATTCGTCGCCAGGCGACGGTGCCGCAGGTGCTGGACGCCAATGCCGCACCGTCCAGTTCGGCGAGTCACTGA
- a CDS encoding nuclear transport factor 2 family protein: MATKKKPAAAKKKPAAAKKPAAKKAAPAKKLSTKDAIKAANKVLMGHLAAGNAAAVAACYSKKALLMPPGAPAQKGAKNIAGFWAAAIAQGVKSVVLKTQEVDELGTTANECGAFTLKGDGGAVLGAGKYIVVWKKEGGAWKLHRDIFNADA; this comes from the coding sequence ATGGCGACCAAGAAGAAACCCGCTGCCGCGAAGAAGAAACCGGCTGCGGCCAAGAAGCCCGCGGCCAAGAAAGCGGCACCGGCCAAGAAGCTGAGCACCAAGGACGCCATCAAGGCGGCCAACAAGGTGCTGATGGGCCACCTGGCCGCGGGCAATGCCGCCGCCGTTGCCGCCTGCTACAGCAAGAAGGCCCTGTTGATGCCGCCCGGCGCGCCGGCGCAGAAGGGCGCCAAGAACATCGCCGGCTTCTGGGCCGCGGCCATTGCGCAGGGCGTGAAGTCCGTGGTGCTCAAGACCCAGGAAGTCGACGAGCTCGGCACCACCGCCAACGAGTGTGGCGCCTTTACCTTGAAGGGTGACGGCGGCGCGGTGCTCGGCGCCGGCAAGTACATCGTGGTGTGGAAGAAGGAAGGCGGCGCCTGGAAGCTGCATCGCGACATCTTCAACGCCGACGCTTGA
- a CDS encoding HAD family hydrolase, with the protein MQGVFFDLGGTLFSYRNVPRATAPLLVEAVTRLGVKAGRDQIREAYTQASRDMTFAYAERAYYLHADFFHDTFMRFADLLAAPHDEAVHDWYREAHRAAIVDCLVLKEDCVETLRHLKDAGLYLSVVSNIDDDMLEPLIAREGLDRFLDHWTSSEAAQSCKPDRRFFEVALERSGLAAGDVLFVGDSPEHDIIGANAVGMRTALILDGGLPPPLQTGRINVSADHNIATLAELKDILAAARGA; encoded by the coding sequence GACCGCGCCGCTGCTGGTGGAAGCGGTCACGCGTCTCGGCGTCAAAGCCGGCCGCGACCAGATCCGCGAAGCCTATACCCAGGCTTCGCGCGACATGACCTTCGCCTATGCCGAGCGTGCCTACTACCTGCACGCGGATTTCTTCCACGACACCTTCATGCGTTTCGCCGACCTGTTGGCCGCGCCCCACGACGAAGCGGTGCATGACTGGTATCGCGAAGCGCATCGTGCCGCGATCGTTGACTGCCTGGTGCTGAAGGAGGACTGCGTCGAGACCCTGCGCCACCTGAAGGACGCCGGCCTCTACCTGTCGGTGGTGTCGAACATCGACGACGACATGCTCGAGCCCTTGATCGCGCGCGAAGGCCTGGATCGCTTTCTCGATCACTGGACCAGTTCCGAAGCCGCCCAATCGTGCAAACCCGACCGCCGCTTCTTCGAGGTCGCGCTGGAACGTTCGGGCCTCGCCGCCGGCGACGTGCTGTTCGTCGGCGATTCTCCCGAGCACGACATCATCGGCGCCAACGCGGTCGGCATGCGCACCGCGCTGATCCTCGACGGCGGCCTGCCGCCACCGCTGCAGACCGGCCGCATCAACGTCAGCGCCGATCACAACATCGCCACGCTCGCCGAACTGAAAGACATCCTGGCGGCCGCGCGGGGCGCCTGA